Proteins encoded in a region of the Streptomyces sp. NBC_01471 genome:
- a CDS encoding MarR family transcriptional regulator has product MSENPGLSPSAVQASREVRAVISRLRRRILNASEVEDLTLGQASVLARLSGKGGVTASELASAEGVRHQSMTATVGSLATMGLVERSPDPDDGRRLLITLTAEGHRRVEEGRQARTEWLAGQLQDKCTEEERQAVIAATAVLERLTHD; this is encoded by the coding sequence ATGAGTGAGAACCCGGGCCTGTCGCCCTCGGCCGTTCAGGCGTCGCGCGAGGTCCGTGCCGTCATCAGCCGCCTGCGCCGCCGCATCCTGAACGCCTCCGAGGTCGAGGACCTCACCCTGGGCCAGGCGTCCGTCCTGGCACGCCTGTCCGGCAAGGGGGGCGTCACCGCGAGTGAGCTCGCCTCCGCGGAAGGGGTGCGGCACCAGTCGATGACCGCGACGGTCGGCTCGCTGGCCACGATGGGCCTGGTGGAGCGGAGCCCCGACCCGGACGACGGGCGGCGCCTGCTGATCACGCTGACGGCGGAGGGCCACCGCAGGGTGGAGGAGGGGCGGCAGGCCCGGACGGAATGGCTGGCCGGCCAGTTGCAGGACAAGTGCACGGAAGAGGAACGCCAGGCCGTGATCGCCGCGACAGCCGTACTGGAGCGGCTGACTCATGACTGA